One stretch of Hymenobacter chitinivorans DSM 11115 DNA includes these proteins:
- a CDS encoding helix-turn-helix domain-containing protein: MQPHSLAAFYEACAPAPESAAGVLPPPELGPGRGHFNVFPLADIPVGPPMAFTRRAYHKITLCRGRSQVEYADQPPHVGANTLFLVTPRVPYRWLPLTDSPAGYCCLFDDAFLLPARTGVVLSELPIFRPGAYPVWEVPEADCAALEAIFRKMAQELPSGYAYKHDLLRTYLWELIHLVQKLQPAPARLAAHSAAERVAAQFTELLEQQFPRPSPQPPLRLRTATDYADQLAVHVNHLNRVLKETTGRTTTALISGRLLQEARLLLRQTTWSISEIADSLGFADVAHFCTFFKRHAAQTPGDFRRLAGLGS; this comes from the coding sequence ATGCAACCACATTCCCTTGCCGCCTTCTACGAGGCCTGCGCCCCGGCCCCCGAGTCCGCCGCGGGCGTCTTGCCGCCGCCGGAGTTGGGGCCGGGCCGGGGGCATTTCAACGTGTTTCCGCTGGCCGACATCCCCGTCGGGCCCCCGATGGCGTTTACCCGGCGGGCCTACCACAAAATCACGCTCTGCCGGGGGCGCAGCCAGGTGGAGTACGCCGACCAGCCCCCGCACGTGGGAGCTAACACCCTGTTTCTGGTGACCCCGCGCGTGCCTTACCGCTGGCTGCCGCTCACCGACTCGCCCGCGGGCTACTGCTGCCTCTTCGACGACGCCTTTCTGCTGCCCGCCCGGACTGGGGTGGTACTATCGGAGCTGCCGATTTTTCGGCCCGGGGCCTACCCGGTGTGGGAAGTGCCCGAGGCCGACTGCGCCGCGTTGGAAGCTATTTTCCGGAAGATGGCCCAGGAGCTGCCGTCCGGCTACGCCTACAAGCACGATTTGCTGCGCACCTACCTCTGGGAGCTGATTCACCTGGTGCAGAAGCTGCAACCGGCCCCGGCCCGGCTGGCCGCCCACAGCGCCGCCGAGCGGGTAGCGGCCCAATTCACGGAGTTGCTGGAGCAGCAGTTTCCCCGCCCCAGCCCGCAGCCCCCGCTGCGCCTGCGCACCGCCACCGACTACGCCGACCAGCTCGCCGTGCACGTCAACCACCTCAACCGCGTGCTCAAGGAGACGACCGGCCGCACTACGACCGCCCTCATCAGCGGCCGTCTGCTGCAGGAAGCCCGGCTCTTGCTCAGGCAAACCACCTGGAGCATCTCCGAAATTGCCGACAGCCTGGGCTTTGCCGACGTGGCCCACTTCTGCACCTTCTTCAAGCGCCACGCCGCCCAAACCCCGGGCGACTTCCGGCGGTTAGCCGGGCTCGGAAGCTAA
- a CDS encoding LytR/AlgR family response regulator transcription factor, whose amino-acid sequence MNVLLIEDEPLAAQALAAVLTRLRPATRILAALGSVEEAVEWLRAQPAPDVLFCDIHLSDGNSFDIFRQVAVQAPVIFTTAYDAYAIQAFQVNSVDYLLKPLQAAEVERALQKYENLHPATLPAAVENVQRLVQATPRSRFLVKAGSALKAVPVDDVAYFLAEEGVVFLVTHPGKRFIITDTLDQLEGQLEARSFFRINRQFILSIGAVQEIRPYFKGRLVLQVAPPVAGEALVVSAGRAPAFKHWLDH is encoded by the coding sequence ATGAACGTCCTGCTTATTGAAGACGAGCCCCTGGCCGCGCAGGCGCTGGCCGCCGTGCTTACCCGCCTGCGGCCCGCCACGCGCATCCTGGCGGCGCTGGGCTCGGTGGAAGAAGCTGTGGAATGGCTGCGCGCCCAGCCGGCCCCCGACGTGCTCTTCTGCGACATCCACTTGTCGGATGGCAACAGCTTCGACATTTTCCGGCAGGTGGCCGTGCAGGCGCCCGTCATTTTTACCACTGCTTACGATGCCTACGCCATTCAGGCTTTCCAGGTGAACAGCGTGGATTACCTGCTCAAGCCCTTGCAGGCCGCCGAGGTGGAACGCGCCCTGCAGAAGTACGAAAATTTACACCCCGCCACGCTGCCGGCTGCCGTCGAGAACGTGCAGCGCCTGGTACAGGCCACGCCCCGCTCGCGCTTCCTGGTAAAAGCTGGGTCGGCGCTGAAAGCCGTACCGGTGGACGACGTGGCGTACTTTCTGGCCGAGGAGGGCGTGGTGTTCCTCGTTACCCACCCCGGCAAGCGGTTCATCATTACCGATACGCTCGACCAGCTGGAAGGCCAATTAGAGGCGAGAAGCTTCTTTCGCATCAACCGCCAGTTTATCCTGAGTATCGGGGCAGTGCAGGAAATCCGGCCGTATTTCAAGGGCCGCCTGGTGCTGCAGGTAGCCCCGCCCGTCGCCGGGGAGGCCCTGGTCGTCAGCGCCGGCCGCGCGCCGGCCTTTAAGCACTGGCTGGACCACTAA
- a CDS encoding sterol desaturase family protein has translation MPTRTTSLKQRFYFGQGYVSGYISIFLSMLALCAVLCFHYPEYLTTPEFREIYTGELMKTLLVAVIVASFFFATLSFLLSQRKQHAVMGIVLSAMAVVIGGFSVQPRAVEKTFWHIGLDWLLLDLLLMAVIFVPIEMAWPRHEKQARFHAEWRTDLVYFAISHLFVQFFGVITQAPAKLLFGWMGLAPLQHWVQQLPFVAGFLLALLVTDLFQYAAHRLFHSHVYLWRFHSVHHSTQAMDWLAGSRTHFIDIFVTRSISFIPLYVLGFSELTFNAYILFVSIHAVLIHANTSLNFGWLKYLLVTPQFHHWHHCEDPAHYGKNFAIHFPLIDRIFGTYYLPGNEWPEATGVREGSYPKGYLKQLKHPFTKSPFDKDLNMEEPSSR, from the coding sequence ATGCCGACCCGCACTACTTCCCTTAAGCAACGCTTTTACTTTGGCCAGGGCTACGTGAGTGGCTACATCTCGATTTTCCTCTCGATGCTGGCCCTGTGCGCGGTGCTGTGCTTTCACTACCCCGAGTACCTGACCACGCCCGAGTTCCGGGAAATCTACACCGGGGAGCTGATGAAAACCCTACTGGTGGCCGTCATCGTGGCATCCTTCTTCTTTGCCACCCTGAGCTTTCTGCTCAGCCAGCGCAAGCAGCACGCCGTGATGGGCATCGTGCTGTCGGCCATGGCCGTGGTTATCGGGGGCTTTTCGGTGCAGCCCCGGGCGGTGGAGAAAACCTTCTGGCACATCGGGCTCGACTGGCTCCTGCTCGACTTGCTGCTGATGGCCGTCATCTTCGTGCCCATTGAAATGGCCTGGCCCCGGCACGAGAAGCAGGCCCGCTTCCACGCCGAGTGGCGCACCGACCTGGTGTACTTTGCCATCAGCCACTTGTTCGTGCAGTTTTTCGGCGTCATTACCCAGGCCCCGGCCAAGCTGCTCTTCGGCTGGATGGGCCTGGCCCCGCTGCAGCACTGGGTGCAGCAGCTGCCCTTCGTGGCGGGCTTTCTGCTGGCCTTGCTGGTCACCGATTTGTTTCAGTACGCGGCCCACCGCCTGTTTCACTCCCACGTGTACCTGTGGCGGTTTCACTCGGTGCACCACTCCACCCAGGCCATGGACTGGCTGGCCGGCTCCCGCACCCACTTCATCGACATCTTCGTGACCCGCTCCATTTCTTTTATTCCGCTCTACGTGCTGGGGTTTTCGGAGCTGACCTTTAACGCCTACATCCTGTTCGTGTCCATTCACGCGGTGCTGATTCACGCCAACACCAGCCTCAATTTCGGCTGGCTGAAGTACCTGCTCGTCACGCCCCAGTTTCACCACTGGCACCACTGTGAAGACCCGGCCCACTACGGCAAGAACTTCGCCATCCACTTCCCCCTGATTGACCGGATTTTCGGCACTTACTACCTGCCCGGCAACGAGTGGCCGGAAGCTACCGGGGTGCGGGAAGGCTCCTACCCCAAGGGCTACCTCAAGCAGCTCAAGCACCCCTTCACCAAAAGCCCCTTCGACAAAGACCTCAACATGGAGGAGCCCAGCAGCCGCTAA
- a CDS encoding SDR family oxidoreductase, with translation MANTKIALVTGGNKGIGFEIVRGLLQAGCRVYLGAREEAKGQQAAAALAAEGDVRFLALDLTSPATLDAAAAHLQHAEGRLDILVNNAGINAAGDGTASTAAVGSVEQALQTNFLGALAVTQALLPLVRQAAAGRIVNVSSPLGSLTLSGQNDWGLLGYSASKAALNMLTVQLAYELRDTAIKVNSAAPGYTATDLNGFAGTDTPAQGAAEAIRLALLPADGPTGTASSSAAGVLPW, from the coding sequence ATGGCAAATACGAAAATAGCGCTGGTCACCGGCGGCAACAAAGGCATTGGTTTCGAAATTGTGCGGGGGCTGCTGCAGGCGGGCTGCCGGGTGTACCTGGGCGCCCGCGAGGAAGCCAAAGGCCAGCAAGCCGCCGCCGCGCTGGCCGCCGAGGGCGACGTCCGCTTCCTCGCACTAGACCTAACCAGCCCGGCCACGCTCGATGCGGCAGCAGCCCACCTGCAGCACGCGGAAGGTCGTCTCGACATCCTGGTCAACAATGCGGGCATCAACGCGGCCGGCGACGGCACCGCCAGCACCGCCGCCGTGGGCAGCGTGGAGCAGGCATTGCAGACCAATTTCCTGGGCGCGTTGGCCGTCACCCAAGCGTTGCTGCCGCTGGTACGGCAGGCCGCAGCGGGGCGCATCGTCAACGTATCCAGTCCGTTGGGCTCCCTGACCCTGAGTGGGCAGAACGACTGGGGCTTGCTCGGATATTCGGCCTCGAAGGCTGCCCTGAACATGCTCACCGTGCAGCTGGCTTACGAGCTACGCGACACGGCCATCAAGGTCAACTCGGCCGCGCCCGGCTACACCGCCACCGACCTGAACGGCTTCGCGGGCACCGATACCCCCGCCCAGGGCGCGGCCGAGGCCATCCGCCTGGCCCTGCTGCCGGCGGATGGCCCGACCGGCACCGCTTCCTCGTCGGCGGCGGGGGTTCTGCCCTGGTAG
- a CDS encoding VOC family protein — MATNIFINLPVKDLNASVAFFTQLGFEFNPQFTDEKATCMIISDTINVMLLVESFFSSFTTKPLVNAHQANEFILCLSADSRAEVDRLADAALAAGGQSVPQEPQNEMEFMYDRNFQDLDGHLWNIMYMDPTFAQQPATPEVAAQ; from the coding sequence ATGGCAACTAATATTTTTATCAACCTGCCCGTCAAGGACCTGAACGCTTCGGTGGCATTCTTTACCCAGCTGGGGTTTGAATTCAATCCGCAGTTTACCGACGAAAAGGCCACCTGTATGATCATCAGCGACACCATCAACGTGATGCTGCTGGTCGAGTCGTTTTTCTCGTCGTTCACGACCAAGCCCCTGGTCAATGCCCACCAGGCCAACGAATTCATCCTCTGTCTGTCGGCCGATAGCCGCGCCGAGGTCGACCGCCTCGCCGACGCGGCCCTGGCCGCCGGGGGGCAATCCGTGCCCCAGGAGCCGCAAAACGAAATGGAATTCATGTACGACCGCAACTTCCAGGACCTCGACGGCCACCTCTGGAATATCATGTACATGGACCCCACCTTCGCCCAGCAGCCCGCCACCCCCGAAGTGGCCGCGCAGTAG
- a CDS encoding sensor histidine kinase → MIRKIALAALAAVAVFHVAVFIEFGTLWVGTLAGYKELLLVFAFLLPTFWAHAYIARLFGADRLTTLPATAKALLEGQCVVLVSVAFWLLFFTFPQHYLVPTAEITPKVLRLSLAISAVLSLFFYYFVEREHSRQHLQQEVVRVAQLQKETFQAQLEALKNQVDPHFLFNSLNVLGSLIHLDADRAGQFLGQLSDVYRALLDTGAQTLVPLRREMDLVRAYAHLMETRFGAALRVEWDVAPVWEQALVPPTAVQMLLENAIKHNGSTPRKPLIIKVSAADGMLVVENNRQPRTDAVASTHTGLQNIQRRYHHLTDRPVEIVPTPESFVVRLPLLTASAV, encoded by the coding sequence ATGATTCGAAAAATTGCGTTGGCGGCCCTGGCTGCCGTAGCGGTGTTCCACGTGGCGGTGTTCATCGAGTTTGGCACCTTGTGGGTTGGTACCCTGGCCGGCTATAAGGAGCTGCTCCTGGTGTTTGCCTTTCTGCTGCCCACCTTCTGGGCCCACGCCTACATTGCCCGCCTCTTCGGGGCCGACCGGCTGACGACGCTGCCCGCCACGGCCAAAGCTCTGCTGGAAGGGCAGTGCGTGGTGCTCGTCAGCGTGGCTTTCTGGCTGCTGTTCTTCACCTTCCCGCAGCACTACCTGGTGCCCACGGCGGAGATTACGCCCAAAGTTTTGCGCCTTTCATTGGCCATCAGCGCGGTGCTGTCCTTGTTCTTCTACTACTTCGTGGAGCGCGAGCACAGCCGCCAGCACCTGCAGCAGGAGGTAGTTCGGGTGGCGCAGCTGCAAAAAGAAACCTTCCAGGCGCAGCTGGAGGCCCTGAAAAACCAGGTGGACCCCCACTTCCTCTTCAACAGCCTCAACGTGCTCGGCTCGCTGATTCACCTCGACGCCGACCGGGCCGGGCAGTTCCTGGGGCAATTGTCGGATGTCTACCGGGCCTTGCTCGACACCGGGGCGCAGACGCTGGTGCCGCTGCGCCGCGAAATGGACCTGGTGCGCGCCTACGCCCACCTGATGGAAACCCGCTTTGGCGCGGCCCTGCGCGTGGAATGGGACGTGGCCCCGGTGTGGGAACAGGCCCTGGTGCCTCCCACCGCCGTGCAAATGCTGCTCGAAAACGCCATCAAGCACAACGGCTCCACTCCGCGCAAGCCCCTGATTATAAAAGTGTCTGCCGCCGACGGAATGCTGGTGGTCGAAAATAACCGGCAGCCCCGCACCGACGCGGTGGCCTCTACCCATACGGGCTTGCAGAACATCCAGCGCCGCTACCACCACCTCACGGACCGCCCCGTGGAAATTGTGCCCACGCCGGAATCCTTCGTCGTCCGCCTCCCGCTCCTTACCGCCTCTGCCGTATGA
- a CDS encoding radical SAM protein produces MQLPSFAKPVRISRSQVMWKMAKAALDKDRPVLVQIVVTRRCNLACGYCYEYDKVSKPVPLAELKARVDALRKLKAVFVTLNGGEPLLHPHIAELVRYIADSGMVPMINTNGHVLKAPLIKRLNEAGLFGMQLSCDSLEDNEVTEKSMRRLRPKLELLREHARFMVRVNGVLGSGNPAEMEEVANIVVGFGFGFQCSLMRDSQGQALPLSEEALQAYLRIRAMKGRLPHVLHDNFQLPLARGESKNWKCRAGARHFEVDGAGLVHLCQPKTGSPAKALLDYSVEDIRAQFDCGKSCSARCPIAYAHLGSRLDGFRSQQSARA; encoded by the coding sequence ATGCAGCTTCCTTCGTTTGCCAAACCAGTGCGTATTTCCCGCTCCCAGGTTATGTGGAAAATGGCCAAGGCCGCCCTCGATAAGGACCGGCCGGTGCTGGTACAAATCGTGGTGACCCGCCGCTGCAACCTGGCCTGCGGCTACTGCTACGAGTACGACAAAGTGTCTAAGCCCGTGCCGCTGGCCGAGCTCAAAGCCCGGGTAGATGCCCTGCGCAAGCTCAAAGCCGTGTTTGTGACCCTTAACGGCGGCGAGCCCCTGCTGCACCCGCACATTGCCGAGCTGGTCCGCTATATCGCCGACTCGGGCATGGTGCCGATGATCAATACCAACGGCCACGTGCTCAAGGCCCCGCTAATCAAGCGTCTGAACGAGGCCGGCCTGTTTGGCATGCAGCTGAGCTGCGACAGTTTGGAGGACAATGAGGTAACTGAGAAGAGCATGCGCCGGCTGCGGCCCAAGCTGGAGCTGCTGCGCGAACACGCCCGGTTTATGGTGCGCGTCAACGGGGTGCTGGGCTCCGGCAACCCGGCCGAGATGGAGGAAGTGGCCAACATTGTGGTCGGCTTCGGGTTCGGGTTCCAGTGCTCGCTGATGCGCGACAGCCAGGGGCAGGCCCTGCCCTTGAGCGAAGAAGCCCTGCAGGCCTACCTGCGGATCAGGGCCATGAAAGGTCGTTTGCCGCACGTGCTCCACGACAACTTCCAGCTGCCCCTGGCCCGGGGCGAAAGCAAAAACTGGAAGTGTCGGGCCGGGGCCCGGCATTTTGAGGTCGATGGGGCGGGCCTGGTGCACCTGTGCCAGCCCAAGACCGGCTCACCGGCTAAGGCGCTGCTGGACTATTCCGTCGAGGATATCCGCGCCCAGTTCGACTGCGGCAAATCGTGCTCGGCCCGCTGCCCCATTGCCTACGCCCACCTGGGCAGCCGCCTCGACGGGTTCCGGAGCCAGCAAAGCGCCCGGGCCTGA
- a CDS encoding sensor histidine kinase — MKKTMLPTQTGGLSWALRAVDQHRGLRHGLFWLADTGFLLWLFLGVHTLTINPALALRDALLHVVGMHLPATYALLYGVLPVLWAEPPRRGRFGLLLALWFWLALVLTYAFRFFVLVPLRTGATSAFPDFHVVMATGSHMPLLLIAGVAACLRVYRQWRQREQANAELTRQNYQAELQLLQAQIHPHFLFNTLNNLYALTLKQSDQAPAVVERLTGLLHFVVEQGSAPTVALAEEVTLLRNYVALEQLRYGPRLTLRFEAADMPAAGRIAPLLLLPLVENAFKHGPAEQVGSARISLIMSVQGAWFSCLVMNSKNAESPPRSGAAGIGLRNVRQRLQLLYPQRHQLTIEAHDDTFTVRLRLELPELLAAPAEEPARKPAAGRIAAPLSGRPAPIVSSWLQ, encoded by the coding sequence ATGAAAAAAACGATGCTACCGACGCAAACAGGAGGGCTGAGCTGGGCGCTGCGGGCCGTGGACCAGCACCGCGGGCTGCGGCACGGGCTATTCTGGCTGGCCGATACTGGGTTTCTGCTCTGGCTGTTTCTGGGCGTGCATACCCTTACCATCAACCCCGCCCTGGCCCTGCGCGACGCGCTGCTGCACGTGGTGGGCATGCACCTGCCGGCCACCTACGCCTTGCTCTACGGCGTGCTGCCGGTGCTGTGGGCCGAGCCGCCGCGGCGGGGCCGCTTCGGGTTGCTACTGGCCCTGTGGTTTTGGCTGGCCCTGGTCCTGACCTACGCCTTCCGCTTTTTCGTGCTGGTGCCCTTACGTACCGGGGCCACCTCGGCTTTTCCCGATTTTCACGTGGTCATGGCCACCGGCAGCCACATGCCCCTGCTGCTCATTGCCGGGGTGGCGGCCTGCCTGCGGGTGTACCGGCAGTGGCGGCAACGAGAGCAGGCCAACGCTGAGCTTACCCGGCAAAACTACCAGGCCGAGCTCCAGCTGCTGCAGGCCCAGATTCACCCGCACTTTCTCTTCAACACGCTCAACAACCTCTACGCCCTGACGCTGAAGCAGTCGGACCAGGCTCCGGCGGTGGTAGAGCGGCTCACCGGGCTGCTGCACTTCGTGGTCGAGCAGGGCAGCGCACCCACGGTAGCCCTGGCCGAGGAAGTGACGCTGCTGCGCAACTACGTGGCCCTGGAGCAGCTGCGCTACGGCCCCCGGCTCACCCTCCGCTTCGAGGCGGCCGACATGCCGGCGGCGGGCCGCATTGCCCCGCTGCTGCTGCTGCCCCTGGTCGAAAATGCCTTCAAGCACGGCCCCGCCGAGCAGGTGGGTAGTGCCCGCATTAGTTTGATTATGAGCGTGCAAGGTGCCTGGTTTAGCTGCCTGGTCATGAACTCGAAGAATGCCGAGTCCCCGCCCCGGAGCGGGGCGGCGGGCATCGGGCTGCGCAACGTGCGGCAGCGCCTGCAGCTGCTGTATCCGCAGCGCCATCAGCTCACTATTGAGGCCCACGACGACACCTTCACCGTGCGGCTGCGGCTGGAGCTGCCCGAGCTGCTGGCCGCTCCGGCCGAAGAGCCGGCAAGGAAGCCGGCCGCCGGGCGGATAGCCGCGCCATTGTCCGGCCGGCCGGCTCCCATCGTAAGCTCCTGGCTCCAATGA
- a CDS encoding dolichyl-phosphate beta-glucosyltransferase, with protein MLELSLIIPAFNEAQRIGPTLRRAHRFLAARPASFEILVVDDGSTDDTVALVTALAGELPGLRVLRSPANRGKGHAVRRGMLAATGRIRVFSDADGSTPITELDQLLQALAAGADIALGSRYLAASQVTRPQPWQRRVWSRLVNRVVQRVLLPGVADTHCGFKAFTAAAAEQSFGACTVDGWSFDLEVLARARAQGLSLREVPVRWENDERSKARLRQLPREFGHVYRLRQQLRHAEKKAAARPWRWLGILNSYFGFARGAEPGSASATE; from the coding sequence ATGCTGGAGCTGAGTTTGATTATTCCGGCCTTCAATGAGGCGCAGCGCATCGGGCCCACGCTGCGGCGCGCGCACCGGTTTCTGGCCGCCCGCCCGGCCAGCTTCGAAATCCTGGTGGTCGACGACGGCTCGACGGACGACACGGTGGCCCTGGTTACGGCCCTGGCCGGCGAGTTGCCCGGCCTGCGCGTGCTCCGCTCGCCGGCCAACCGGGGCAAGGGCCACGCCGTGCGCCGGGGCATGCTGGCCGCCACGGGCCGGATTCGGGTATTTTCCGACGCCGACGGCTCCACGCCCATTACGGAGCTGGACCAGCTGCTGCAAGCCCTGGCGGCCGGTGCGGATATTGCCCTTGGCTCCCGCTACCTGGCGGCTTCCCAAGTTACGCGGCCCCAGCCCTGGCAGCGCCGGGTCTGGAGCCGGCTCGTCAACCGGGTGGTGCAGCGCGTGCTGCTGCCCGGCGTAGCCGACACCCATTGCGGCTTCAAGGCCTTTACGGCCGCCGCAGCCGAGCAAAGCTTCGGGGCCTGCACCGTGGATGGCTGGTCGTTCGACCTGGAAGTGCTGGCCCGGGCCCGGGCTCAGGGTCTGAGCCTGCGGGAAGTGCCCGTGCGCTGGGAAAACGATGAGCGCAGCAAGGCCCGCCTCCGGCAGCTCCCCCGGGAGTTTGGGCACGTGTACCGCCTCCGCCAGCAGCTGCGGCACGCCGAAAAGAAGGCCGCCGCCCGCCCGTGGCGCTGGCTCGGAATACTGAATTCGTACTTCGGTTTTGCCCGGGGAGCAGAACCCGGTTCAGCAAGTGCCACCGAATAA
- a CDS encoding LytR/AlgR family response regulator transcription factor: MKLRCLVVDDEPPALEVLESYIREVSHLELVGSCANALQAFDVLQQHPVDLLFLDIKMPKMLGTDFLRSLRHPPQVIFTTAYREYAYEGFELDAVDYLLKPVSLDRFLKAVAKAGKTEAGPAPAEPVAPTNPEAFLYFRIDRKMVKVVLHDVLYVEGLKDYVKIHTVLGPPLVVKQTVSGMEEKLSESNFLRIHRSFIVALDKVRTYSARHIEVAGEELPIGRLFRARVEEALR, translated from the coding sequence ATGAAACTGCGCTGCCTGGTAGTCGACGACGAGCCCCCGGCCCTGGAGGTGCTCGAATCCTACATTCGGGAAGTAAGCCACCTGGAGCTGGTGGGCAGCTGTGCCAATGCCCTGCAGGCCTTCGACGTGCTGCAGCAACACCCTGTGGATCTGCTCTTTCTCGACATTAAGATGCCCAAGATGCTGGGTACCGACTTTCTGCGCAGCCTGCGCCATCCGCCCCAGGTTATCTTCACCACGGCCTACCGCGAGTATGCCTATGAGGGCTTCGAACTGGATGCGGTAGATTACCTGCTCAAGCCCGTTTCCCTCGACCGGTTTCTCAAGGCTGTGGCCAAGGCTGGTAAAACGGAGGCGGGGCCGGCCCCCGCGGAGCCGGTGGCCCCAACTAACCCCGAGGCCTTTCTCTACTTTCGCATCGACCGGAAGATGGTGAAAGTAGTGCTCCACGACGTGCTCTACGTGGAGGGCCTGAAAGATTACGTCAAGATTCACACCGTGCTGGGGCCGCCGCTGGTGGTTAAGCAAACCGTCAGCGGCATGGAGGAGAAGCTCTCGGAAAGCAACTTCCTGCGCATTCACCGCTCGTTTATCGTGGCCCTGGACAAGGTCCGGACCTACAGCGCCCGCCACATTGAGGTAGCGGGGGAGGAGCTGCCCATCGGCCGCCTGTTTCGCGCCCGGGTGGAGGAGGCCCTGCGCTAG
- a CDS encoding META domain-containing protein, giving the protein MLYRTRFRAAAALPLLLALGACSLDLNERPNATNDATATTVPAATLQEVRWELVELNGQPATAAAQTPYLVLQGGRARAEGRAGCNKFSGPYTLAEDGRLRLGPLLTTRSTCPDIQTEISFLQALNQAQRYRISGSTLRLYAADTLGAPLARLKAVSE; this is encoded by the coding sequence ATGCTGTATCGTACCCGTTTCCGTGCCGCCGCCGCGCTGCCCCTGCTGCTTGCCCTGGGCGCCTGCAGCCTCGACCTCAACGAGCGGCCCAACGCTACCAACGACGCCACTGCTACCACCGTGCCGGCCGCCACCCTGCAGGAAGTGCGCTGGGAGCTGGTGGAACTCAATGGGCAGCCCGCCACGGCTGCCGCCCAAACGCCCTACCTCGTGCTGCAGGGCGGCCGGGCCCGGGCCGAGGGGCGGGCCGGCTGCAACAAGTTTTCGGGCCCCTACACCCTGGCCGAGGACGGCCGCCTGCGCCTGGGGCCGCTGCTGACCACCCGGAGTACCTGCCCCGACATCCAAACCGAAATCAGCTTTCTGCAGGCTCTCAACCAGGCCCAGCGCTACCGCATCAGCGGCAGTACCCTGCGCCTCTATGCCGCCGATACCCTGGGCGCCCCGCTGGCCCGGCTCAAGGCGGTGAGTGAGTGA
- a CDS encoding sensor histidine kinase has translation MMAWLQHRVVRHGVFWVGVMLTCLLIQLPAYWLAGARLYGWGLVFNQLPAALLVTYPLLYWVLPRLLRQRQLSLFLLLLAGWVVASALVSIGTDLFFNQVVLPGLFHAPPALSAHRTSYWSLNYTFFMNLVTAGGAVAIKVVNNWYEQRRLSQQLEQQRLRTELELLKAQLQPAFLFVTLGTLSTLTRRKAPESAGAVLSLAGLLRYMLYAGPQDTVLLADEVAMLRDYVALEQLRLGGRVEVSLSVSGPQQAYALAPLLLLPLLENAFKHGVAEPVECPWISIDLVVKNNRLAVKIINSHEPPPGGWQPGPGLTALRQRLERLYPGRHELKLLADPDTFFVVLHLPLTPVSDRANVPAPPLVSAAPRPAFFPA, from the coding sequence ATGATGGCCTGGCTACAACACCGGGTAGTCCGGCACGGGGTATTTTGGGTGGGGGTGATGCTCACCTGCCTGCTGATTCAGCTGCCTGCTTACTGGCTGGCGGGGGCCCGGCTCTACGGGTGGGGGCTGGTGTTCAATCAGCTGCCGGCCGCGCTGCTGGTTACCTACCCGCTGCTGTACTGGGTGCTGCCCCGCCTGCTGCGGCAGCGGCAGCTCAGCCTGTTTCTGCTGCTGCTCGCGGGCTGGGTGGTGGCCAGTGCCCTAGTCAGCATCGGCACCGACCTGTTCTTCAACCAAGTGGTGCTGCCCGGCCTGTTTCACGCTCCGCCCGCCCTATCCGCGCACCGGACCAGCTACTGGAGCCTGAACTACACCTTCTTCATGAATCTGGTGACGGCCGGCGGGGCCGTGGCCATCAAGGTCGTAAACAACTGGTACGAGCAGCGCCGGCTCAGTCAGCAGCTGGAGCAGCAGCGCCTGCGCACCGAGCTGGAGCTGCTCAAGGCCCAGCTGCAGCCCGCCTTCCTCTTCGTCACCCTGGGCACCCTGAGTACCCTCACCCGGCGCAAGGCGCCCGAGTCGGCGGGGGCGGTGCTGAGCCTGGCCGGGCTGCTGCGCTACATGCTCTACGCAGGCCCCCAGGACACCGTGCTCCTGGCCGACGAAGTGGCCATGCTGCGCGACTACGTAGCCCTGGAGCAGTTGCGGCTGGGAGGCCGCGTGGAGGTTTCGCTCAGCGTCAGTGGTCCGCAGCAAGCCTACGCCCTGGCCCCACTGCTGCTTTTGCCCTTGCTGGAAAATGCCTTCAAACACGGGGTGGCCGAGCCGGTAGAGTGCCCCTGGATCAGCATCGACCTGGTCGTCAAAAACAACCGGCTGGCGGTCAAAATCATTAACAGCCACGAGCCCCCGCCCGGCGGCTGGCAGCCCGGCCCGGGTCTGACGGCCCTGCGCCAGCGCCTGGAGCGCCTCTACCCGGGCCGGCACGAGCTAAAGCTGCTGGCCGACCCGGACACGTTCTTCGTTGTGCTGCACCTGCCCCTGACGCCGGTGTCAGACCGGGCAAACGTGCCGGCGCCGCCCCTCGTTTCGGCCGCGCCCCGCCCTGCTTTCTTTCCCGCCTAG